The Neospora caninum Liverpool complete genome, chromosome IV genome segment CGAGGCGCAAGCCCTACAGATCTTTGCGCAGGGTGTGAAGAATCGCCGTaccgcagagacgcgcctgAATCTCTCGAGTTCGCGGTCCCACGCggtcttctccatctttctccacctcgagaagaaagagcagacgGCGAACCAGAAGGgggacgcagaaggcggcgggaAGGCCATGCGAAGGAAAACCTCCGCCCAACTCCACGTCGTGGATCTCGCGGGAAGTGAACGGCAAAAGGACACACTCGCCTCTGGAGACAGGTGCGGGGAGCGGCCACGTCCAACGGAAACAAAAGgcagaggggggagagagggaagggagaggagagagagagacaagagcgagagagaaggatcAGAAGAGGAGGGGCTGAGCAAGGAGAAGCGCTTGAGACTGAGttgaagacgaaaaagcaCGGGAGTGGAACCGGCGCTTTTTGTTGTGTGAGAAAAgtggtgtcttctcttctgtctctgtgcagaCTCCGAGAAGCCGGGAAGATCAACTATTCGCTGTCTGTGCTTTCGCACGTGATTCGCGAACTCGTCGAGCAGGGAGGGGACGGCGAGCAGGGGCCGTCAACGCCCACGGCAGGCGGGAAGTCGACGCGGGCGTCGTCCTCGCACATCCCGTACCGCGACAGCAAATTGACGTTTCTGCTGATGGATGCGCTCGGCGGGACCAGCAAGGCGGCGCTCATCGCcacgctctcgccttccctggcGCACTTGGGCGAGACCGTCAGCACACTGACTTTTGCTGCGCTCAGCAAGCGCATCAAAAACAAAGCGAGGGCCAACGAGGTGAAAGTCTGGGACAAAGGTACGCCAGGTCTGGGAGCAGAAACGTTCACGTCCAGCTGCGTGGAAGAGTgggggaaggaaagcgcagaagaggcggtCAGGGCCCCTTGGCCTTCGCGGGATTCTTTTCGCTGAAACCCGCTCAGGGGGGTGGAGCGAGACAGACTCCGAAGACCGGTGAGGGCGTTCTTTgcctctgttccttttcggCGACgcacgtcttcttcgcttcccggTGTGTGCTTTTCTCGCCAGCCTCAGTTGAAGAGATGGCCCGCGATCGGGAGAGACAAGTCGAGGAAGTGAAGCGGCTCCgcgcgctgctgctgcaggCGAAAGGCGTCGCGGAGCCTGCCTCGCTGAGTCTGGGAAATCTCTCTTCAGCGgagtttctctccctgctcaACAAGGCGAGCCCCGAACGGGCCTCCGCGGGcgccgcagaagacgcggaaaggcGAACACATGCAGAGCTCCAACGCGTCGCGATCTTGGAAGCTGCGCTCGTGGAAGCTGCCGATCTACACAGACGCGATCAGGTCGATGCTCAAAAGCACATCGATTCTCTGCAAAAACGAGTCGAGTACTACGAAGACTTCGTGGTGAGTTCTGCGGTCACCAAAAgggaccgagagagagagagacacacacacacacggggAGTGTTGTGTAAAGATTCTTACGATTTATCGTTTTCGGAGCTGCAGATAGATTTTTAGATAACAGTCCAGAGATGTTCATGTGGGGACTCCGGGGCGCATGTGTTGTGGGCACAAGGGTCAGGCAACAACCGTGCGCCCGGAAGGGGGTCCTGgcgcgtgtttttctctttgatCCGGCGCGTTTGCACACAACGGCGCCTTTTTGAGAGTTGTGCGGCCGCGGCGCGTCGGGTTCGCACCCATCCGGGAGGGAGGGTTTCTCACCTTTTACATGGTTTTAGGATGAAACGGGCGACGCACGTGTGCAAAGCTCTCTCGTTGtgtccgcgtcttcgcgtgGTCCGTTGTCTCACACATCGAGATTTCCGCAGCGCATGTGTCGCGCGCGTTCCAGTCGCCTCTCACTTTCCTTTAGCAGCGACGCAGATGTCTCCGTTCACCGGCACCGTtctgctttcccttcttctctcctcagcGCAGTCTCCAGCGGCAGCGGTCTCGAGACTCGGCGCCTCAGCCTTCGTCCCAGGCGAGTTCTCCCTCCGaggcttctgcctcggcggtgtctccgacgccggaggccgcggagacgcagagactgcGCCTGGAGCTTCAACAGCGCagcgcggaggcggcgcgcctgcgtgcatgcgtggcgGATCTtcaggagaaggagaggcctCTCGTCGCGTTGTTGATTCTTCTGCAAAAGCATCTAAAGTATCGGGAGGGTTTGGACCGGCTCTCGGCGCTGCCGaccgaggaggaagagcttCTCGAGAGCCGCAACGGCGAGGATGCCGCCTTCTACTGCAGACAGCAGCTGCTCGTGGAGTTGCTCGAGGGTATGGTCAATGCGAAGGGAGAGCCCGCGGACTCTTGCCTCGCCctggacggcgagacgcatgcagagagaccgaCCGAGGTGAGCACCAGCACTGCCccggaagcgcgagaggacgacggggcgagcgagaaggcacgAGACACCTGGGTCGCCAGCGAGGGCGCCGCCACGCCCGGCTCGGTCTCTACCACGTCGGACCTGCCGCAGGCTTCCCCGAAGAAGGCAAGAGGCCGCAGCGCATGCGAAGCGCCgaccaagagagaagacgcggcggtCGGGGCGCCTGAAGACGCGTGGGAACGTCAAGTCGCGAGCCTCGCGCAGGCTGCTTGCGCCCTGGTGCGCCACGTCCACAAAAACCTGCCGGAAGTCGCGGTTCCGGCTTTccccggagacgccgaacgGGAAGATGGGTGGCCTTTGCACAGCGCCGCGCTCCCAGAGCGGCAAGCTCAAGTCGAGAAGATCACCGCGCAAGTAAGATCCGCCCCCCtcagaggtggagagagtgCGCGCTCAGTCGAAACATGAttgggaagagagaggggagacagagatatTCGTACAACGGGAGATCGTGCATATgacttatatatatatatatatatatatatatatgcatgcgtatgtgtGCATCTGTGGAGGGGTGTAGGGTGTGTCGGTTTTTGGTACGCTTCTGTATGGCGCGTATGGTTAGATTCGTAGGCACGCACGTCTCTAAAGAGAGTGCGAAGTTGTCCACGTCGCTCGCTCCAGCTGAGCATCTTTCTGTGGCCGGAGAGCCGGGGGAAAGGCCAGTCTCGGGTTCTGTTGTCGCTCCGCAGCCACTAGAGAGGAAACCCCTCAGAAGGCCAAAGAGGCATTTGTCGCCAGCACGGGCTGCTCCGAGAAAAGCTGCCGACTGGGAAGAGCGGGGAGCGCTTCGGGCTGTGTCGTGCAAGGCCCTTCCGGGGGTGTATCTGTGTTTGTCCCGTTTCCCGTGGCTTTCTTTcaggtgcatgcgcttcaATCCGTCTTTGACGCACTGCTGGCGcgagagggcggcgaggcctcTTCGGGCAGTCTGCGGGGTGCGAGCGTGGCCCGGGAcacttcgtttttctcgctcgccacGAGCTCGAAGACGAGTGAAAGTCTCGGCGCGAACGCCACGagtgcgtcgccgcctcgctgtttctcctcgccggcaGACTGTCACTCGGACGACTGTTCCACGCCCGAGCGAAGGGCGCAGGGCGTCGGCGCGGGGGGCGAGAGTCAGATGCTCAGAGAGCTGtacgaagacgagaagcgagcgagtCAAGCCCTCCGGCAGCAGGTTCGCTGGCTTCAGAAAACGTGCAGAAGACTCGAGAACAACGCGGAATGCCGAGTCTTCTCGGGGGGTGGCGAGAACGGGCACGACGAGACTCTCGCGCAAGTGCTGCAGGAGTACCGAGACCGCGTGGCGGAACTCGAGGACCAAGTCGCTCTCCTCACGCAAAGGctggaggaaaagaggaacgcTTCCTTCGAAAGCGCCGGCGTCCGATTCTTCTCAAGACCCTGCGCCGACTCTGCCAGGCTGAAGGCGCCTGCCTCACCAGACGCAGCGTTCGCCGCCGACAGTGCCTCCGTAAGTTTcacagaacagagagagaagaagcacaggcgaaagggagagaacagggccgatgcaagagaagaaaggagacagacggcgcaGGAGGTGaggggaggacgagaaagggcCATGTGGGTGTTGTCTTTCCTGTGacgagcggagaggcgaTTCCAGCGGTCGACCCTCCGGTCGTTCTTGCCACGATTTGAGCCTTCACGGTTTCACAGTGCTTGGAGACCTTTGTAACAAACGAGCCCCCAACAGGCGTTGGCCTCTCGGGAACGACGCGCAGAGTTGGGCGACTGACGACATGCTTATCCGTCTGCACATGCGTATATAAAGCTGTGCAGGTGTTGACGTACTGCCATTTCCGTGTCTGCATGCTGGAGGTGATTCTTTACTCGAAGGCTGGTTGAAACTTCTGGTAGGAGAGATGTGTATTCCTGCCGGCTGTGCCTCGTCAACGCCCAACGGGAATCTGGCTCTTTTCGCTCACCTCGGGACGCATCCCGCTGCCTCAGGGACACACAGTTCTGCATGTAGATGCGTATGTGCTTCTGCCGACGTTTGCGTTTCGGTTGCGTTTTAACTGTcccgtctcttgtctctcagCGTTTCTTCattttgcttctttctgctggtgtgtctgtgtgtgtgtatgttggcagggcgcggcggcagcaAGCTCTCCGttgccgcctctcgcttcgagCAAAGCTCCTTCCTTCCCatttgttcttcctctcgtgaCTGTGTTTGACGGGCGAGGCACTGTGCAGGGACATTTTGCGATGGTGGTGTCTTTGCGCGACAAAGGCGCTGCGGGAGGCGGAGATAAGCCGGGATCTCTGGCTGCATTGAGCGTTCTCCAGCACGTGGACGACGACCGAGCCTCCGCCGTGAGTCTTTTGTACTTCCTCCAAAAGTGCGGCGACGAAGATGAGGTGCAAACGCTTCTGTCCGCAGGAAAAGCGAAGGCTCTCATTCACCGGCTGCCGCTTTCGCAGGTGAAGAGGGTCAGCCGCGTGCTCGAGTacgggaggaagaagaatcaGGCGACTGCGCGTgcgcgcaggagagacacggacgaCCTCGACGGACAGCACGGCGCAGATAGGCCTGCTCTGGGGCCGACAGCGGCAGGTAGCTCAGAGCTGGCATCTCGACACGACGGCAAAACAGGGGAAGAGCAAgaactctctttctcttcgtaCGTGTACCGCGTCTACTTTAAGCTGCCGATCGGCGTGTGGGCAGATcaagcagaagacgcgaaaaccAGATGGATAACTGTCGCCGTCGACGACAGGGCTCTGCTGCGGCACGGGGTCACCTCGCCCGAGGCCTGTGACAAGCTGCTGCTCTCCGTGCTCAAGGGCAGTACGGCGCAAAAGACTTCTGGGGcgtgagaaagagaagagggaagaagtaTTTGGTGGACGCAGGAGTGCTCATATACGTTTTTTCTGCAAGGTGGGGTCTCTTGGGGTGAttttctgctttcctccTGCCTCAGAAATGCAAACGCTCTCCAAGAAACCCAGCAGGGAGGAGGCATGTCTCTGGGGGAAAATGATCGCCTCCGCTTGCGGCTTGGTCGAGTCATCTGACGCGGAAAACTTCTGTGCTTCTGTTGTTCTCTTGGCGGATCGGCGTGCTTGCCTGCGGGGCTGCGACACCGAAACTGTTTGCGCACCGCGCGGCAAGCAAGAGCTCACGCGTGTATTTTATAAACAGAAAGCCTGTGCGTTTTGtgttctttttctggagaGTTGGGTCCGACGAAAGAGCGTGGGGGAACTTCAGGTTgcttttccctgtttcttGTCAAAGTTTCGAGATTTCGTCAAATGccgtctgtcttttttcccctcttgcTCTCGATCACGTGGGAAGCCTCGATTTTCGGTGTACACCTACACACGTAGACAAGCGTAATTGTTTACTGCGGCGTTGCGGTCTGTTCTTCGTGGCGACTCGACTGCAGATCGCTTTTCAGAGTTCCCGACGGCTAGTCGTTTCTCTGGTTACGCAGTGCgtgagagacaaaacgcggcCAGTTTCCACAACGCCGCGCCAACCACAGAGGCACAGTCTTTGCTAGGATACACTCTCTCCCTGCAGGCATTTTTCGGTTACGTTCCAAAGGAACGTTGTGTTCCGAAGCTTGAGAAACGAATTGCACGACAGGCTTTCGTCCTGGAGAGCGCCGGAGGCACTGGCACGAAGACGTAGAGAACGCGTTCCTCTTCACAAAACGGTGTCGAATATCTTTCTAACGGTTCAGCCCCaagctctctctcttccttttaTGGCCTCGCCGCTTTTCTGCAGCCCGTGCTTTCTGTATGTGCTGACGTCGGTTTGTACGCCCCTTGATGGGTTCCGGTGTACAGCGTCTGAATGCGTctgcgcgaagaagggacacgTGGGTGTAGACGTTTTTCCCATACGCGTACCCCTATTCAGTTTAGATGACcaacaaaaagaagaagcaaggaaagagacatcTCGGTGCACATCACGGAGGGGCGTTTGAGACGAATCGGCAAGAATCGCTAGACAAGTCAACGTTCCGGTGCAAATCAATTATGGCTAGGAGcggtttttcttcagcgGCAGGCCTCAAGCAGCAATACCGAGAACGAATTCACTTTCAGAACTAGCGGGGAGTCCCGAACGCATTTGCATCAACTGGCTGTTTGGCACGACGGCTGCAATCATGGAACTTGGGAATGAGACAACCCAGAAGAAATCCTGAACGGTGCAAATCCAGCACGATCCAGTAGCTTCTGTCGGTTGAAGGGGAACTTAAGCAACTAGTCCCTGCGAAGTTGGCAGTTCACCAACAAACCAGCTAACCCTTCTACACGGTAATAGATAGAGGGAAAAACATGGACAGATGTACACgcaaatatgcatatatatggTGGTAATTGTGTGGCAACTGTTGAACTGTGTCTATTAGCGCCTGCAGTGACAGTTTCAGTATCTACAAAGAAAGTGTTACGATTCTGGCCTGGCTTCGCTTAATTCACGTTTCACTCGCTACAGAGGCAACAACCTCTGGCGGTGGAGaatctgtctttcctcgcttttggTTCCCAGCTATCAAGAACAACGACGCTGCAACAACCAGAAACAAGGATACCCTGCCTCCCTAGTTACGAAGTTGGTGGTGACCGTGAGATCCAAAGGGCTTTCAGGCGTTTGTTCCCCCCCTTTTtaaaagacagaaaagttTGAATGGGGGGAGTGCTCTGTGTACTCGGCAaggcttctctgctctctctgacGAAGtacatgcagagaaggctGAGGGATGATAGCATGGGGAAGAACGGGAGTTTTGAGGAGCGCAAGTTTTGTAATTGAAGCCGCAAACGTGTCCGTTCGTCTGTTGAGTTTGTCTGGTATTTGCGCTTGTCTTGGAATCAAAATCGCCAAGAAGACACTTTCTGCTGACACAAAATCTTCTCATATTTCCTATCTCCTTCAAATAAAACGAAGAAAGCATAAATGAAACCTTGGCGCGCTCGCTTGCGCTCCCGACTCGTTTTCAGCACCATTCTTCTCCCGTGGACGTATACAAACCTTTTTTGCTCCggtttgtttctttttcccggtACAAAGGGCCGTAGAGACTTTCTAGAGCGATCTGCTTCCTATTGTTGGTCTGCCTCTGTGTTCGTTGCGCGCTTTCTCCCGAAAGGCCCGAGAAACAATGCCAGTCTACAAAAAAGTTCGCCTCATCGGTTCAGGGTCTTTCGGCCGAGCGTATCTCGTTCGAGACAAGGACGACGCACAGAAACTGTACGTTCAAAACGAACGCTGATCTTCTACATGAGGCAAAGCGTAGTGGGGGTGGTCCTCCTTAACCGGAAGCAACGAAAGATGAGTCTAACACCGCGGAAGCGTTGTTTCTATACACCTGTCGCAAGGAAACCACTAAGTCTACCGTGGGAGGACGAAACGCACGAAAGCGTACGGATACGCTTTTATATCAACCAGCAAACTCTTAACCTCAGAGCAGAAGTGACCGTCCGTGcctttgggggggggggggggggggcaatGGTCTGTGATGTTTTACGTTTCTCGAGAGAGGGGGAACAGGCTCTTGGATCGCGCTTTactcgcttctccgtttttcgttacgttcctcttctgctaATTCGAACGTGTGACACACGCAGTTCGTGATCGTTCCCTCGAGCGTATCTGAGAAAAAGACTtacaggaaaaagacaagggagaaagaaacgacgcCCGGACACGTCTGCTTATACTGGATCGcccgaaagaaaaaggagtcTGCTGAGCTATGTTTCATGTTTCAGTCACGtgctcttcttcagcagaCCTGGTGAAACAGAAACGAACTTAAATCTGACTACGGAATACAGGCAAACTAACACACAGGCCTTTGCACTTACACACAGACCTCCACATAGAGatacaaatatgtatatatatatatatatatatatatatataaacatatcTGCATCTCGATCGACGGatgaaacagaagacgcgtAAAGGTTTTGCGTTCCCACTCAGATGTGTCACTCTGCCCAGGGCGATCGGAGGAGCAGCTCCTGGGCAGGcggtctctgccgtcttcaTTGTATGATGTTCTGGCTTTGTTTGTTGCGAGTTGTGGCCCTCAGATACGTCATGAAGCTGATCGACATCTCACAAATGGATGGCAAGACTAGAGAAGACACCTTCAATGAAGCAAAGGTGTATTTTGTGGAAAGCAACCCAGCCTTACTCCGCTCAAAAAAGTGCATCTGGTCTTTGagcctcgccgcccttccACCGCTTCTTGTCACTCCTGTCTGATCTCAAAATTCAATCCGCCACGATTCCTGTGAACCCTCATCGTTTTGCAGACTGCTGTGCTTGATTCTCCTCACGTGCAGATTGTGCTAGATTTTACCTGGTGTCTTGGATTGAAACCGCAAAGAGTTGGAAACATTTTTCCACGTCTTGGTTCCTTGATCCTATCTCTTTTCTAGGTCCTCTCGACGCTCAAGCCTCATCCTTTCATCGTGCGATACCACCAGAGTTACATCTATGAAGACCACTTGTGCATCATTATGGACTTCGCTGCTGGTGAGGTAGAATTTAGACTCTTTCCAAGGTCTCTGTGTATTCTTCGCTTACACGTGTAGGGACGCGACTAGACTCGTTTACGCGTTCTCCTGGCTTCTACGTGCATACCTGCCTGTGCCGACAGTTGGTGGCACTACGCCACGAACGAAGGCGCGTTCCCCGTCTCCAAATGTCAAATGGGCTTCCTTGTGATCGAATATCTCTAGAAAACGATGGTACGACTGTGGATACAGTCTATTGTCTGTATTCAgacgtatgtatatatgtacgtatatacatacatatttgtTGTATGCGTATATGTCTCTACCTGTTTCTGGGGGGTTcttatgtatatgtttgAACGCGACGGAGCTGCAATTTGAATTGTTAGAGAAATCAGATTTCCAACTTTTCTTGGAGTCTCGATGCCTACATACTCCATTGAGACTGCGCTTTATCTGCAACTTCAGCTGACGTATCGTGAACGTACTCCTGTGATTTCCGCCCGTACGTTCAATGTCTTCTAGAGAAATGAAACAGTGCGCGTTCCACTTTGCTGTTGCCGTGAGCAGCAAATGAGTGCGATATGGTTCCCCATCCTCTTTGGAAATTTTCTACCCCTTCTTCAGGTGGAGACATTGCAGCTCGGATtaaagagcagaagaaaaccggCCAGAGATTCGACGAGAACCTGATTAAACGATGGATCGCCCAGGCTTCTCTCGGCCTAAACTATTTACACAGCATGCATATTCTCCATCGAGGTAAAGTACCAGGAGAAGTACAAAGCCCTCCACATACCTATGTATGTGGATATTTACGGATATGCAGACATTCATATACATGAATACTGTATATGCTTGGCCTCAGGCAGGGTTTTGAAAGGCACTTCGTTTTCTGGACATCCTCAGGAGTCTTCGTGTGCATTTTTGTATTTTGTTTGCCTGTCGCAGCTTTTGCCGCTAGCACACATGAGGTCTCTCCAGTCTGTGATTTTTCCTTTCAGACTTGAAGCCACAGAATCTCTTTTTGACGGCAAACGATGACCTGCAGATCGGAGATTTTGGAATCGCCAAGATGCTCGGGTCtccggctgcatgcgcacaaaCAACAATCGGCACGCCCTATTACCTGAGTCCAGAAATCTGCAAAGTCAGGGAAAACCGGGAAAGGGGGAAGAAATTTCATCCTCTGCGGGCGATTCATGGGAGCAGGAATCAGCGACCTTTGGTTGCCGTGATGACTACACCGGCGGAGAAAATATACATCACACAAGGAACACAGTACCATCTACTTTTACATAGtacagaaggaaacaaaatACAAACCGTGGCACATGTTCCTAGTTAGCTGCTCTTCACGAAAtgaaagaacagaaacaaCACGACTCGCAAGGAGAGTTATTCGCTTTTATCGGTAACAACAGGAGCGCAAACGCCAGCGCCACGCTCTTCCACACTCAGTGGTCCGGTAGAGAGACCGAAggtttctcttctcagcTTGGTGCGCGAAGCTGATTTAGAGGATCACgagcaagaaggaaaacgagaagttAAATTCCTCGCGTCCATGGTGATTTTACGAATTATTCAGAAGATATTGGTAGAATGCAACTGAGAATGAGACCAAAATCCTGGCTGATTACCCGCATATGCTTTGTTGTCTATTGACGGCTAAATGTGATTCAGGCCAAAATAGAAAGCCACAGCTTTGTACTTACAAGCAATtggtttcttttttcacTGTTCGCGCTCGTCGTGGTTTATGGATTCCTATGCAGGGGCAGAGCTACTCGCTTCCATCAGACATTTGGTCCCTCGGATGCATTCTCTACGAACTCGTGAGTTTTCCCTCCGCAGACCGAGGAAGACTAGCTTTTTCTCCGTAGGACTCTGTTGCTCCTTCCTGCCGGAGCAGGCAGTCGCACTACGCCAACGAAAACATATGCAGGTAGAGGCGCATCTGGGAGCATACTGGACCGTACTCTTTCAAATATCATGATATCTTTCCATTCGTGGGATACTAAATAAGACACATAtagatacatgcatatgcgcCTATGCCCAATGATATGTaatttgcatgcagagctgGGTAAATGGTATAGGCTAACGTAAATGGACAACTACAATTATATGCAGCCTATGTTTGCtcatacatgtatatttgtTTATcttgtgtgtgtatatatgcatacatttgcatgcgtttccggTGTGTAACAGTGCGCTTCTGTTGAAACTGATTCTGTAGGCTTCCTTGACCGTTCCCTTCCATGCGAATGATTTGAAGGGTTTGGTAGACGCCATCTCCAAGCTCCCTGTAAGCTTCTTGTTCCTTTTAGTCTTTTGGCTCCTTTCCCACGGCAAGAAGatttttcccttctctcgaaTTCGTACAGATTATAACAAGAAAACGCAGATTGGTAGTCCAGTGAAATTTTATTCAGGCGTACAAGTAGATACATAGAAGCTTATACGTAAACGGATGTATGTGAATATGTCTACACACAAGCGGCCGTCAGCAAAGAAAGTATGTGTGAATACTGGGTATTTTTCTATGTAGAGAGAGCAGTAGCATGCATATCCACAAATGTGTAAATATGTATAGAAAGAGATAGGTGATACTTGGATATATTTAAGGTGAAAGATATATACAAGAGCTGTTCCTGCTACTCACGTGCCTCTCCCACAGGTACCCGCCATGCCGTCCGTATACTCAGACGATCTCCGACAGCTGTGTAACGACATGCTGAACAGAGATCCATCAAAGCGCCCAACCGCAGCGCAGATCATTAGGATCCCTCCGATTAAGGTGTGCATATTCCACTCAGGAGCAGAGTAGAAGGTGCATTTGTGGCCAGGCAGACATGTTCACATGCAAAGTGCCGGTGCGAGTGCCGATAGCCACCTCTGGAGAGCTtcaatacatatatatatatatatatatatactggGAATTGTTCGTCGCTCGAtcgatatatgtatagactGATGCTTTTAATGGAGAGCTAGACAACCACAGATAGATATGTCTCGTATACAAGAGAGATAGGGAATTGAAAGTTCCTGCTGTGGTGAATATAATTATCCTCCCCGCCGACGCGTAGATGAGAGAATAATTGAGAACGAAGAAATTGTGTggtggaaaaagaagggaatAGGAGAAAAAGCACGGTCGTCCGTCCCTTTTAGTGGGGTGCCACCAAAGTAAATATTCTTTCGTTACTTTTCTGCTCAGGAGGAAATTGATAAAATcaaagcaaagagaagaaattCCGCCAGCGTTGGTGTGCTCCCCTTTTCCGCCGTCCGGTCGTCTTCCGCTGTAGAGGCTTGATGACACAGCAGATGGAGAACACTTGTGAAAACGTTCTTTGATCACAATATCGGGATTCAACTACAGACGAAACAGTTTGGGGAAACCCCTCTACACACCAAGCGTGCAAAACAGCATGTGCGATTGTTAGACCCctcggaaaacgcgaacCCCGAAAGAATTCCGCCGTCTAGGAAACTTCACTCGAAGTTATAGATTGTCGGCAAGGAAAAACATGAAGAGAACGGTATTGTGCGAAAGCTAACGATTGCGGAAACGTTCTCGTCATACAAGTGCGAACACAAGGGTTTCTCGACAAGTCGGCAGATTTTCAGAGTTTCCAGTGCTGCCTTGATTCTCTTGTCAAATTTTCCTGTTTTCATATTCTCTATACTACCAAAGTTTTCCTAACGTTTCATGCCAATGCCCCTGTGCAATACTCACCCCGTTGTTGCTTATACTCAGGCCGAGAGACTCCGTTTTCTCAGCACAGATAAAAGCTAttcgaaagagacacagtATAGTCAGTTGAAGAATTTACATCGGTTCTGTACAAGCGAACCTACACGCATAATGTGACGGTCCATCATGAGGAAATGCCCCCGTCCTTAGAGGGAAAATACCTAGATTCGCATAGGCGAAGTGAATTCTGGTAAGTACAAACCTTGTGTGGCGACGTTGGGCTGTTAGTTGATCGAGGCAAGTGGGAACACTGCTGAGTCTTCAAAGAAACCGAGATAGTTACATATAGCGCTGGCCATAAAGTCTCAGAGGATAATTAGATGAAGCGCAACGCTATTTGTTGACAAGTGTGCAACAATCACAATCTAGTGTCCGTGTCACCTCTACAAGAGCTTCAACTTGAAATAGTTTTTAAAAATCGCGTGCAGTTCTGCCCATTGCCTTAGTTCCTCATACACACAGAAAAATAAGCTTCAACCCAGAGCGTCTAGCCTCTTTAGAACCAGGGCCGTATATTAATGGCGGCCACAATAAGGAAGTTGGAAGCACCGCTTCCTAATTCCTCCTCAGCGGAGTCCGAATCGATTTATTCGGTGGCTCCACAGAAAGGAAAGTACAAGAGGATGGCGGAAGCTATTCTCGGCAAGGGACGGCGAGCAAAatggcagagaa includes the following:
- a CDS encoding putative kinesin motor domain-containing protein encodes the protein MAENIKVAVRVRPPSSFASLSGLFYSEELDLKSGERCLQLSGPLSVEEANGGTAAAVHVQNKLGNKSEFIFDVLFESSQKARTGADRRELNTESAESACTFSGLECNSQEAVFERTARPLCDALLDGFNATILAYGQTGSGKTYTIVGPHDGAGENKEERGVLPRALHYLFSKLPAHRCQESSSEGGSPGTESSSILSWAMQVQFVEIYQEQIYDLLSLSPASAFERGAAPLSGSPATSFAASAPPVPNAGREGAQSFSPRNRTEDANGAESGGNGVGGAVATPGALRVRYDPSSKTAYVAGARRIPVADEAQALQIFAQGVKNRRTAETRLNLSSSRSHAVFSIFLHLEKKEQTANQKGDAEGGGKAMRRKTSAQLHVVDLAGSERQKDTLASGDRLREAGKINYSLSVLSHVIRELVEQGGDGEQGPSTPTAGGKSTRASSSHIPYRDSKLTFLLMDALGGTSKAALIATLSPSLAHLGETVSTLTFAALSKRIKNKARANEVKVWDKASVEEMARDRERQVEEVKRLRALLLQAKGVAEPASLSLGNLSSAEFLSLLNKASPERASAGAAEDAERRTHAELQRVAILEAALVEAADLHRRDQVDAQKHIDSLQKRVEYYEDFVRSLQRQRSRDSAPQPSSQASSPSEASASAVSPTPEAAETQRLRLELQQRSAEAARLRACVADLQEKERPLVALLILLQKHLKYREGLDRLSALPTEEEELLESRNGEDAAFYCRQQLLVELLEGMVNAKGEPADSCLALDGETHAERPTEVSTSTAPEAREDDGASEKARDTWVASEGAATPGSVSTTSDLPQASPKKARGRSACEAPTKREDAAVGAPEDAWERQVASLAQAACALVRHVHKNLPEVAVPAFPGDAEREDGWPLHSAALPERQAQVEKITAQVHALQSVFDALLAREGGEASSGSLRGASVARDTSFFSLATSSKTSESLGANATSASPPRCFSSPADCHSDDCSTPERRAQGVGAGGESQMLRELYEDEKRASQALRQQVRWLQKTCRRLENNAECRVFSGGGENGHDETLAQVLQEYRDRVAELEDQVALLTQRLEEKRNASFESAGVRFFSRPCADSARLKAPASPDAAFAADSASGAAAASSPLPPLASSKAPSFPFVLPLVTVFDGRGTVQGHFAMVVSLRDKGAAGGGDKPGSLAALSVLQHVDDDRASAVSLLYFLQKCGDEDEVQTLLSAGKAKALIHRLPLSQVKRVSRVLEYGRKKNQATARARRRDTDDLDGQHGADRPALGPTAAGSSELASRHDGKTGEEQELSFSSYVYRVYFKLPIGVWADQAEDAKTRWITVAVDDRALLRHGVTSPEACDKLLLSVLKGSTAQKTSGA
- a CDS encoding protein kinase domain containing protein, related; this translates as MPVYKKVRLIGSGSFGRAYLVRDKDDAQKLYVMKLIDISQMDGKTREDTFNEAKVLSTLKPHPFIVRYHQSYIYEDHLCIIMDFAAGGDIAARIKEQKKTGQRFDENLIKRWIAQASLGLNYLHSMHILHRDLKPQNLFLTANDDLQIGDFGIAKMLGSPAACAQTTIGTPYYLSPEICKGQSYSLPSDIWSLGCILYELASLTVPFHANDLKGLVDAISKLPEEIDKIKAKRRNSASVGVLPFSAVRSSSAVEA